A stretch of Bradyrhizobium sp. AZCC 2262 DNA encodes these proteins:
- a CDS encoding [protein-PII] uridylyltransferase has protein sequence MDSVVTEDRSGADERFDTARITAAVDALAEKHAGREDVFRSALAQLLKAEMIAARATAQDVLLKDRHGRRCAERLCFMQDEIIRILYSAATRHLYRSHVPSGAERMAVVATGGYGRGLMAPESDIDLLFILPYKQTAWGEQVAEAILYCLWDMGLKVGHATRSVDECIRQARGDMTIRTAILETRFLTGDQPLYDELVARFDKDVVQGTASEFVTAKLAEREERHRRAGQSRYLVEPNVKDGKGGLRDLHTLFWIAKYVYRVRETDELVERGVFDAQEYRTFRRCADFLWSVRCNLHFVSGRAEERLSFDMQREIAVRLGYTSHPGMQDVERFMKHYFLVAKDVGDLTAILCAKLEDEQAKPAPVLSRMVARLRPGIKRRRVPDSDDFIIDNNRINLAAPDVFKHDPVNLIRIFQLAQKHNLAFQPDAMRTVTRSLKLVNSQLRENPEANRLFMEILTSDNAETVLRRMNETGVLGHFIRAFGKIVSMMQFNMYHHYTVDEHLIRCIGHLQEIERGGNDEFTVASDLFRKIRPEHRAVIYITTLLHDVAKGRPEDHSIAGARVARRLCPRLGFNAADTELVAWLIEEHLTMSTVAQSRDLSDRKTIENFAAVVQSVEQMKLLTILTTADIRGVGPGVWNGWKAQLLRTLYYETEPVLTGGFSEVNRAQRIAVAQSEFRAAFTEWPDAELNAYIGRHYPAYWLKVDLQRKIRQARFIRASEQAGHQLAINVGFDEARAVTELTILATDHPWLLSIIAGACASAGANIVDAQIYTTTDGRALDTIAISREYDRDEDEGRRATRIGEMIEQVLEGKLRLPEVVARKAANRGKVRAFVVEPEVTINNQWSDRYTVIEVSGLDRPGLLYQLTTAISKLNLNIASAHVATFGERARDVFYVTDLLGAQINAPTRQAAIKSALIHLLASEDDVAQPAA, from the coding sequence ATGGATAGCGTCGTGACCGAGGACCGCTCCGGAGCGGATGAACGTTTCGATACCGCGCGGATCACCGCGGCAGTCGATGCGCTGGCCGAAAAACATGCCGGCCGCGAGGACGTGTTTCGCTCGGCGCTGGCCCAACTCCTGAAGGCCGAGATGATCGCGGCGCGCGCGACCGCGCAGGACGTGCTGCTGAAGGATCGCCACGGCCGCCGCTGCGCGGAGCGGCTGTGCTTCATGCAGGACGAAATCATCCGCATTCTCTACTCCGCGGCCACACGCCATCTCTATCGCTCGCACGTACCCTCCGGCGCCGAGCGCATGGCGGTGGTGGCCACCGGCGGTTACGGCCGCGGCCTGATGGCGCCGGAATCCGATATCGATCTGCTGTTTATTCTGCCCTACAAGCAGACCGCCTGGGGCGAGCAGGTCGCGGAAGCCATTCTCTATTGCCTGTGGGACATGGGGTTGAAGGTCGGCCACGCCACGCGCTCGGTCGACGAATGTATCCGCCAGGCGCGCGGCGACATGACGATCCGCACCGCGATCCTGGAGACGCGGTTTCTGACCGGCGACCAGCCGCTCTATGACGAACTGGTCGCGCGCTTCGACAAGGACGTCGTGCAGGGCACCGCTTCCGAATTCGTCACCGCCAAGCTTGCCGAGCGCGAGGAACGCCACCGTCGCGCCGGGCAATCGCGCTATCTGGTCGAGCCCAACGTCAAGGACGGCAAGGGGGGCTTGCGCGACCTGCACACCCTGTTCTGGATCGCCAAATACGTCTACCGCGTGCGCGAGACCGACGAGCTGGTCGAGCGCGGCGTGTTCGACGCGCAGGAATACCGCACCTTTCGCCGCTGCGCCGACTTCCTGTGGTCGGTCCGTTGCAATTTGCATTTCGTCTCCGGGCGCGCCGAAGAGCGGCTGTCGTTCGACATGCAGCGCGAGATCGCGGTGAGGCTCGGCTACACCTCGCATCCCGGCATGCAGGATGTCGAACGCTTCATGAAGCACTACTTCCTGGTCGCCAAGGACGTCGGCGATCTGACCGCGATCCTGTGCGCCAAGCTGGAAGACGAGCAGGCCAAGCCTGCACCGGTGCTGAGCCGCATGGTGGCGCGGCTGCGGCCGGGCATCAAGCGGCGACGGGTGCCCGACAGCGACGACTTCATCATCGACAACAACCGCATCAATCTCGCCGCGCCCGACGTCTTCAAGCACGACCCGGTCAATTTGATCCGGATCTTCCAGCTCGCGCAGAAGCACAACCTCGCCTTCCAGCCCGACGCGATGCGCACGGTGACGCGCTCGCTGAAACTGGTGAACTCCCAGCTTCGTGAAAATCCGGAAGCCAACCGGCTGTTCATGGAGATCCTGACGTCCGATAACGCGGAGACCGTGCTGCGGCGCATGAACGAGACCGGCGTGCTCGGTCACTTCATCCGCGCCTTCGGCAAGATCGTGTCGATGATGCAGTTCAACATGTACCACCATTATACGGTGGACGAGCATCTGATCCGCTGCATCGGCCACCTGCAGGAGATCGAGCGCGGCGGCAATGACGAGTTCACGGTCGCGAGCGACCTGTTCCGCAAGATCCGCCCCGAGCATCGCGCGGTGATCTACATCACCACGCTGCTGCACGACGTCGCCAAGGGCCGGCCGGAGGATCACTCGATCGCGGGCGCCAGGGTGGCGCGGCGGCTGTGCCCGCGGCTCGGCTTCAACGCCGCCGATACCGAGCTGGTGGCGTGGCTGATCGAAGAGCACCTCACAATGTCGACGGTGGCGCAGTCGCGCGACCTCTCCGACCGCAAGACGATCGAGAATTTTGCCGCCGTCGTGCAATCCGTCGAGCAGATGAAGCTGTTGACCATCCTGACCACCGCCGACATCCGGGGCGTCGGGCCCGGCGTGTGGAACGGCTGGAAGGCGCAGTTGCTGCGCACGCTGTATTACGAGACCGAGCCGGTCCTGACCGGCGGCTTCTCGGAAGTGAACCGCGCGCAGCGCATCGCCGTGGCGCAATCCGAATTCCGCGCCGCCTTCACCGAATGGCCGGACGCTGAACTCAACGCCTATATCGGGCGGCACTATCCCGCCTACTGGCTCAAGGTCGACCTGCAACGCAAGATTCGCCAGGCGCGTTTCATCCGCGCCAGCGAACAGGCCGGGCATCAGCTCGCGATCAATGTCGGCTTCGACGAGGCACGCGCCGTCACCGAACTGACGATACTGGCGACCGACCATCCGTGGCTGCTGTCGATCATTGCGGGCGCCTGCGCCTCCGCCGGCGCCAACATCGTCGACGCGCAGATCTACACGACCACCGACGGCCGCGCGCTCGATACCATCGCCATCTCCAGGGAGTACGATCGCGACGAGGACGAGGGACGCCGCGCCACCCGCATCGGCGAGATGATCGAGCAGGTGCTCGAAGGCAAGCTGCGGCTGCCCGAAGTGGTGGCCCGCAAGGCCGCCAACCGCGGCAAGGTGCGCGCTTTCGTGGTCGAGCCGGAGGTCACCATCAACAACCAGTGGTCGGACCGCTACACCGTGATCGAGGTCTCCGGCCTCGACCGTCCGGGCCTTTTGTATCAACTGACGACCGCGATCTCGAAGCTCAACCTCAACATTGCCTCCGCCCATGTCGCGACCTTCGGCGAACGCGCCCGCGACGTGTTCTACGTGACAGATTTGCTCGGCGCCCAGATCAACGCGCCAACCCGGCAGGCTGCGATCAAGAGCGCACTGATTCATCTGCTTGCCAGCGAAGACGACGTCGCGCAGCCGGCGGCGTGA
- a CDS encoding DUF1800 domain-containing protein: MSRSAKAEAALALHRFGMGPRPGSIAAIEADPRGALIAELDRPAISELAAANLPSSAKAFRAVTDAFAKRQAKAIVAKKEQDAKRQQMEEASAMTEGAAQGQGTGEIAAKMAAEAVPDPGRPIYLEEARIRVAAALGAEIGFVERLVWFWSNHFCVSADKIRSMSGAYEREAIRPHVLGRFTDLLLATEGHPAMLFYLDQTVSMGANSTAGINRTRGLNENLAREILELHTLGVRTGYTQDDVIGFANILTGWTLVPPGDNPEHGGEFTFNPRLHEPGAQKVLGKSYEDETVEQGRAVLRDLAANPATASHVATKLARHFVADTPPPALVERMAKAFLDTGGDLKQVTKVMVSSDEAWTQPPAKLKRPGEWVAGMVRATGLTQADPTRYTDGQVLLGEPLWRPPSPKGFPDDEASWIDGMGRRLDVANNFAERIAGRTDPREVIETVLGSQVSPEVKQAVGRAESRQQALVLLFMSTEFQRR; the protein is encoded by the coding sequence ATGAGCCGTTCTGCAAAGGCTGAAGCGGCGCTGGCCCTCCATCGGTTCGGGATGGGGCCGCGTCCGGGATCGATCGCGGCGATCGAGGCCGACCCGCGCGGCGCGTTGATCGCCGAACTCGATCGTCCCGCGATCAGCGAACTCGCTGCCGCCAATCTGCCTTCGAGCGCCAAGGCCTTTCGCGCGGTGACCGACGCGTTTGCGAAGCGGCAAGCCAAGGCGATCGTCGCCAAGAAAGAACAGGACGCGAAACGCCAGCAGATGGAGGAGGCGTCCGCGATGACGGAAGGCGCCGCGCAGGGTCAGGGTACGGGCGAGATAGCGGCAAAGATGGCCGCCGAAGCCGTCCCCGATCCGGGGCGGCCGATCTATCTCGAAGAGGCGCGGATTCGCGTCGCGGCCGCGCTCGGCGCCGAGATCGGTTTTGTCGAGCGTCTGGTCTGGTTCTGGTCCAATCATTTCTGCGTCTCGGCCGACAAGATCCGCAGCATGTCCGGCGCCTATGAGCGCGAGGCGATCCGTCCTCACGTGCTCGGCCGCTTCACCGACCTGTTGCTGGCCACCGAGGGCCATCCGGCGATGCTGTTCTATCTCGACCAGACGGTCTCGATGGGCGCGAACTCGACAGCCGGAATCAACCGCACCCGCGGGCTGAACGAAAATCTCGCGCGCGAGATTCTGGAGCTGCATACGCTGGGCGTGCGGACCGGCTATACCCAGGATGACGTCATCGGCTTCGCCAACATTCTCACCGGATGGACGCTGGTGCCGCCCGGCGACAATCCCGAGCATGGCGGCGAATTCACCTTCAATCCCCGCCTGCACGAGCCCGGCGCGCAGAAGGTATTGGGAAAGTCCTACGAGGACGAAACGGTGGAGCAGGGACGCGCCGTGCTGCGCGATCTCGCCGCCAATCCTGCGACGGCTTCGCATGTGGCAACCAAGCTGGCCCGCCATTTCGTGGCCGATACGCCGCCGCCTGCGCTGGTGGAGCGGATGGCGAAGGCCTTTCTCGATACCGGCGGCGATCTCAAGCAGGTCACCAAGGTGATGGTCTCGTCCGACGAAGCGTGGACGCAACCGCCGGCCAAACTCAAGCGGCCCGGCGAGTGGGTGGCCGGCATGGTGCGCGCGACCGGGCTCACGCAGGCCGACCCCACGCGGTACACGGATGGACAGGTCCTGCTCGGCGAACCGCTGTGGCGTCCGCCGTCGCCCAAGGGTTTCCCGGACGATGAAGCGTCCTGGATCGACGGCATGGGACGGCGGCTCGACGTCGCCAATAATTTCGCCGAGCGCATCGCAGGCAGGACCGATCCCCGGGAGGTCATCGAGACCGTGCTCGGGTCACAGGTGTCGCCGGAGGTGAAGCAGGCGGTCGGCCGCGCCGAGAGCCGTCAGCAGGCACTCGTGCTGTTGTTCATGTCGACCGAATTCCAGAGGAGGTGA
- a CDS encoding M56 family metallopeptidase: MLAILAESALRSLLLGGVVWIGLNLFRVRNPHMHMTSWAMVLLASLSMPLLMHWTTVTVPVDALPVPAAEHLWSAGPSSGPSAEPLRDMLPAEQGMTAAARPAPVQALNWLALATLVYALVAGLLLSRLAVGLYLTWRLTRAAKPMRAPWTADWSVRVSSVIAGPVTFGSTILLPPQCFDWDVRKRQAVLAHEGAHVANRDFYLLLLAALNRSVFWFSPFAWWHHTRLAELAEIISDARALEVVEDRLSYAEILLDLVQHVRRAPAGIEMARACTVRSRVERILAATAAPAKLGWGKRIGTAAVILPVVIVSAGSIAYRTAPISPPSQEHSAAPATAVHKPQSVSFYSLGRASIFTVSREGDELFGQVSGQRKLRLAAAGDGTYSYPAPAGPILVAVGGERRQAGPVLSQNGHDISAIRVAELSPQNVEADAGPLDSYCGSYHLGLGRVLTITREGERLSAQETGRPKFEIVARGIDAFASSHDDLVVFLRDGQAKVTQVLLHEPVYGARLAPRVAAARAKVIEEDFSRRIAAAPDRFRDQTPLPGSKEAILRGIDDMQRGAPNYERMSASLTTKIRRQASELQAMFKAFGAVESIFFRGVGPGGYDIYGVKFANGVAEFRILLSEDGKADDVIFRPDGNNKPGGVLACSEEAGLRATAETAPIKVLIYNGSGSDLQLFKLDAEGKRAASGTIGEEMTFPVTTYVDSPWVIADAAGRCLEIVLPGQQTRFHTVEANGRPGGAVLPRTVPLTGSEAKLRGYIEAVGRGEPDYDRMTSEVAAQTRQQLPFNQAIISRLGALRAMSFRGVSGLGSDIYIVQFANGSAEWRIGLVKDGTIGRIALGPQY; encoded by the coding sequence ATGCTGGCGATTCTGGCGGAGTCGGCGCTGCGCTCCCTGTTGCTCGGAGGCGTCGTGTGGATCGGCTTGAATCTCTTTCGGGTGCGAAATCCGCACATGCACATGACCTCCTGGGCCATGGTGCTGCTGGCGTCGCTGTCGATGCCGCTGTTGATGCATTGGACCACGGTGACCGTCCCTGTGGATGCCTTGCCGGTGCCGGCAGCCGAACATCTGTGGTCTGCTGGTCCATCGAGTGGTCCGTCAGCGGAGCCGCTGCGCGACATGCTTCCGGCCGAGCAGGGCATGACCGCCGCCGCTCGCCCAGCGCCCGTGCAGGCGCTGAATTGGCTGGCGCTGGCCACCCTCGTTTATGCGCTCGTTGCCGGCCTTTTGTTGTCGAGGCTGGCGGTCGGCCTTTATCTGACCTGGCGGCTGACCCGTGCCGCCAAGCCGATGCGCGCGCCCTGGACCGCCGACTGGAGCGTGCGCGTGAGCAGCGTGATCGCCGGGCCCGTCACCTTCGGCTCGACCATTCTGCTTCCGCCGCAATGCTTCGATTGGGATGTGCGCAAGCGCCAAGCCGTGCTCGCCCATGAGGGGGCTCACGTCGCCAACCGTGATTTCTATCTGCTGCTGCTCGCCGCGCTCAATCGTTCGGTGTTCTGGTTCAGCCCGTTCGCGTGGTGGCACCACACCAGGCTGGCCGAACTGGCCGAAATCATCAGTGATGCAAGAGCGCTCGAAGTGGTCGAGGACAGGCTGTCCTACGCCGAGATCCTGCTCGACCTCGTGCAGCACGTTCGGCGGGCGCCGGCGGGAATCGAAATGGCGAGGGCCTGCACGGTGCGCAGCCGGGTAGAGCGCATTCTCGCTGCAACCGCGGCCCCCGCGAAGCTGGGCTGGGGAAAACGCATCGGGACCGCGGCCGTCATCCTGCCGGTCGTCATCGTTTCTGCCGGTTCGATCGCCTATCGCACCGCGCCGATATCTCCGCCGTCGCAAGAGCATTCGGCAGCACCTGCGACGGCCGTGCACAAGCCACAGTCGGTCTCCTTCTATTCATTGGGCCGCGCGTCGATCTTTACCGTCTCCCGGGAGGGCGACGAGTTGTTCGGCCAGGTCAGCGGACAGCGAAAGCTCCGCCTGGCTGCGGCGGGCGATGGCACCTATTCCTATCCGGCGCCGGCCGGCCCGATTCTCGTGGCGGTCGGCGGTGAGCGTCGACAGGCTGGTCCGGTGCTGAGCCAGAATGGCCATGACATCAGCGCCATCAGGGTCGCCGAATTGTCGCCGCAGAACGTCGAGGCCGATGCGGGCCCGCTGGATTCATATTGCGGCTCCTACCATCTGGGGCTTGGCCGCGTGCTCACCATTACTCGCGAGGGTGAACGGCTCTCTGCGCAGGAGACCGGTCGGCCGAAATTCGAGATCGTGGCGCGCGGCATCGATGCCTTTGCCAGCAGCCACGATGATCTGGTTGTTTTCCTGCGTGATGGTCAGGCCAAGGTGACCCAGGTTCTGCTGCACGAGCCGGTGTACGGTGCCCGATTGGCGCCGCGGGTCGCCGCGGCCAGGGCAAAGGTGATCGAGGAAGACTTTTCGCGTCGGATCGCCGCAGCGCCGGATCGATTCAGGGATCAAACCCCGCTGCCGGGCAGCAAGGAGGCAATCCTGCGTGGGATCGATGATATGCAGCGCGGAGCGCCCAATTACGAGCGCATGAGCGCGTCGTTGACGACCAAGATCCGTCGCCAGGCGTCCGAGCTGCAGGCCATGTTCAAGGCGTTCGGCGCGGTGGAATCGATCTTCTTCCGCGGCGTCGGCCCGGGTGGCTACGACATCTATGGCGTGAAGTTCGCCAATGGCGTCGCTGAATTCCGCATCCTGCTGTCGGAGGATGGCAAGGCCGACGATGTCATCTTCCGGCCGGATGGCAACAACAAGCCTGGTGGCGTCCTCGCCTGTTCGGAGGAAGCGGGCCTCAGAGCCACGGCCGAAACCGCGCCGATCAAGGTGCTGATCTACAATGGCAGCGGGAGCGATCTTCAGCTCTTCAAGCTGGACGCGGAGGGCAAACGTGCGGCCTCCGGTACGATCGGCGAGGAAATGACGTTTCCGGTCACGACCTATGTCGACAGTCCATGGGTGATCGCCGATGCAGCGGGGAGGTGTCTGGAGATCGTGCTGCCGGGACAGCAAACGCGCTTTCACACGGTCGAGGCGAACGGCCGGCCGGGCGGCGCAGTGCTGCCACGCACCGTTCCGCTGACCGGCAGTGAAGCGAAGCTGCGCGGATATATCGAGGCCGTTGGCCGCGGCGAGCCGGACTACGATCGCATGACGTCCGAAGTCGCGGCGCAGACGCGCCAGCAGCTTCCCTTCAACCAGGCCATTATCTCGAGGCTCGGTGCCTTGCGCGCGATGTCGTTCCGGGGCGTCTCAGGGCTCGGCAGCGACATCTATATCGTCCAGTTCGCCAATGGTTCGGCGGAGTGGCGGATCGGCCTGGTCAAGGACGGCACGATCGGACGAATTGCGCTGGGTCCGCAGTATTAG
- a CDS encoding serine hydrolase — MKRLHRLLAALSILYLVTLGLATAALAYAVAPVGDPEALGFSSSRLARIAAWQQSQVDAGAFSGAVAAIARNGKVAYLRAVGFRDRAKTIPLQSDAIFWIASMTKPVTSVAAMMLVEEGKLDLAAPVSQYLPEFKGTTVAVETRDAATGKTDITYEPEKRPMIVEDLLRHTAGMIHGVGNAKVDQLYHKHLYDKAGVFHRDRTLADVVSELAKLPLAHQPGEVWDYGHSVDVLGRVMEVVSGQPLDQFLEARLFKPLGMIDTGFYVPEAKLSRLVDPPADNWIGPPDSVLADVTKPTKLFSGGGGLVSTAADYLRFCQMLLNGGELDGVRILSPATIRRMTTNALPSGIRFAGYASGGVGPLAGSTWGLGFAVRSDAAWSLVPGSVGSFSWMGASGTYFWVDPTEQLVVVQMIHASGGSGPFQRPLRNLTYGAFRVPDHGVPDAAAAPVRIDSDTLAAYAGIYRLGSSSSRDMQVPREFGGLGVDIAIERGLVKVVSPIRGMPAAKAGIMAGDIITHLDDVAIQGISLNQAIEKMRGPVNTRVRVRVVRKGQDAPIEVSLVRVQIRLQGAADLQVVNKDGKLLIEASGDLPVLDFEKGAATPVVPMSSNEFFVDGGDHTRLAFLRDGAGPMRLVLNPGPWQITGQRIN, encoded by the coding sequence ATGAAGCGTCTGCATCGGCTACTCGCGGCATTGTCGATTCTCTATCTCGTGACTCTCGGCCTCGCCACCGCCGCCCTCGCGTACGCCGTCGCGCCGGTGGGCGACCCGGAAGCACTCGGCTTCTCGTCATCGCGGCTGGCGCGGATCGCTGCCTGGCAGCAGTCGCAGGTCGATGCCGGCGCCTTCTCGGGCGCGGTTGCGGCGATCGCGCGCAACGGCAAGGTCGCGTATCTGCGGGCAGTCGGCTTTCGCGACCGCGCAAAGACGATCCCGCTTCAGAGCGATGCGATCTTCTGGATCGCCTCGATGACCAAGCCGGTCACCAGTGTCGCCGCGATGATGCTGGTCGAGGAGGGCAAGCTCGATCTTGCTGCTCCGGTCTCCCAGTATCTTCCCGAGTTCAAGGGCACGACAGTTGCTGTCGAGACCAGGGACGCGGCGACCGGCAAGACCGACATCACATACGAGCCTGAGAAGCGTCCGATGATCGTCGAGGATCTGCTGCGCCATACCGCCGGGATGATCCATGGCGTCGGTAACGCGAAGGTGGACCAACTGTACCACAAGCACCTCTACGACAAGGCCGGCGTCTTTCACCGCGACAGGACTCTTGCCGACGTCGTTTCCGAACTGGCCAAGCTCCCACTTGCTCATCAACCGGGCGAGGTCTGGGACTACGGTCACTCGGTCGATGTGCTCGGGCGTGTCATGGAAGTTGTTTCCGGTCAACCGCTCGATCAATTTCTCGAGGCACGCCTGTTCAAGCCGCTGGGCATGATCGATACCGGCTTTTACGTGCCTGAAGCCAAGCTGTCCCGCCTGGTCGATCCGCCCGCAGATAACTGGATCGGTCCGCCCGACAGCGTGTTGGCGGATGTCACCAAGCCCACCAAACTGTTCTCGGGTGGGGGTGGACTGGTGTCGACGGCCGCCGATTATCTGCGGTTCTGCCAGATGCTGCTCAACGGCGGCGAACTCGACGGCGTCCGCATCCTCTCGCCCGCAACTATCAGGCGAATGACGACGAACGCGCTGCCATCCGGCATCCGCTTCGCCGGCTATGCCAGCGGTGGCGTCGGCCCGCTCGCGGGCTCGACCTGGGGCCTCGGCTTTGCCGTGCGCAGCGATGCCGCGTGGAGTTTGGTGCCCGGATCAGTTGGCAGCTTTAGCTGGATGGGCGCATCCGGTACCTATTTCTGGGTGGACCCGACAGAGCAGCTTGTTGTCGTGCAGATGATCCATGCGTCCGGCGGGAGCGGTCCTTTCCAGCGCCCGCTTCGCAACCTCACCTACGGAGCCTTCCGCGTTCCTGACCATGGCGTCCCGGACGCTGCCGCAGCCCCGGTGAGGATCGACTCGGACACGCTCGCGGCTTACGCGGGAATCTATCGGCTCGGATCGTCCAGCTCACGCGACATGCAGGTACCCCGCGAGTTCGGCGGCCTTGGCGTCGACATCGCCATCGAACGTGGCCTCGTCAAGGTGGTGTCGCCGATCCGGGGCATGCCCGCCGCCAAGGCCGGCATCATGGCAGGTGACATCATCACACATCTCGACGACGTGGCGATCCAAGGCATTTCCCTCAATCAGGCGATCGAGAAGATGCGCGGGCCGGTCAACACCAGGGTTCGCGTGAGGGTCGTACGCAAGGGGCAGGACGCACCGATCGAGGTGTCGCTCGTCCGCGTCCAGATCCGACTACAAGGAGCTGCCGATCTTCAAGTCGTCAACAAGGATGGCAAGCTCCTGATCGAGGCAAGCGGAGACCTGCCGGTCCTCGATTTTGAGAAAGGTGCAGCGACCCCGGTCGTCCCGATGTCGAGCAACGAATTCTTCGTGGATGGCGGCGACCACACCCGCCTTGCCTTTCTGCGCGACGGGGCAGGACCGATGCGGCTGGTGCTCAATCCAGGGCCCTGGCAGATCACGGGTCAGCGGATCAACTGA
- a CDS encoding DUF1501 domain-containing protein, which translates to MNFRHHLPTRREALIGAGSLFAWSQMPRLARAEGRDPRMLVIVLRGALDGLGAVAPVGDPDWIALRGDRALVLDGKPPALPLDGFFALNPAMPNLHRLYKAQQATIVHAIATPYRERSHFDGQDVLESGIARPGAVDTGWLNRALAELASDGRVDPRGSRVLGVGSVTPLVVRGRAPVLSWVPQKLLPANEDTQARLLDLYKHTDPKLAVALEARVRLAALGATGPSDAAMVDGAALAAPGIAGVRAYFAEAAGTAARFLAKPDGPRVGAVGFIGWDTHINEGAASGQLANLLGALDGALAAIETNMGDAWRETVVAVITEFGRTARINGTNGTDHGTGTVAFLAGGALRGGRVVADWPGLKQAQLYEERDLKPTTDLRAVLKGLLRDHLRVDEPALASTVFPDSIGVAPIAGLFG; encoded by the coding sequence ATGAATTTTCGCCACCATCTGCCAACTCGCCGCGAGGCGCTGATCGGCGCCGGCAGCCTGTTCGCGTGGAGCCAGATGCCGAGGCTTGCACGCGCCGAGGGTCGTGATCCGCGCATGCTCGTCATTGTGCTCCGGGGCGCGCTCGATGGTCTCGGTGCGGTCGCCCCCGTCGGCGATCCCGACTGGATCGCCCTGCGCGGCGACCGCGCGCTCGTGCTCGACGGCAAGCCGCCGGCGCTGCCGCTCGACGGCTTCTTCGCGCTCAATCCCGCGATGCCGAACCTGCACCGGCTCTACAAGGCGCAGCAAGCGACCATCGTGCATGCGATCGCAACGCCCTATCGCGAGCGCTCGCATTTCGACGGCCAGGACGTTCTCGAAAGCGGCATCGCGCGGCCCGGCGCCGTCGACACCGGCTGGCTCAACCGCGCGCTGGCCGAGTTGGCGTCGGATGGCCGGGTCGATCCGCGCGGCAGCCGCGTCCTTGGCGTGGGCTCCGTGACGCCGCTGGTGGTCCGCGGCCGCGCGCCGGTGCTGTCATGGGTGCCGCAAAAATTGTTGCCGGCCAACGAGGACACCCAGGCCCGGCTGCTTGATCTCTACAAGCATACCGACCCGAAACTGGCCGTCGCGCTCGAGGCAAGGGTGCGTCTGGCGGCGCTTGGCGCCACCGGACCATCGGATGCCGCCATGGTCGACGGTGCTGCGCTTGCGGCTCCCGGCATCGCCGGGGTGCGGGCCTATTTTGCGGAAGCCGCCGGTACCGCGGCCCGCTTTCTCGCCAAGCCCGACGGCCCGCGGGTCGGTGCGGTCGGCTTCATCGGCTGGGACACCCACATCAACGAGGGTGCGGCGTCCGGTCAGCTCGCCAATCTCTTGGGGGCGCTCGACGGCGCGCTGGCGGCCATCGAGACCAACATGGGTGACGCCTGGCGCGAGACAGTGGTCGCCGTCATCACCGAGTTCGGACGCACCGCGCGCATCAACGGCACCAACGGAACCGACCACGGCACCGGCACGGTGGCGTTTCTCGCCGGCGGCGCCTTGCGGGGCGGGCGCGTGGTCGCCGACTGGCCGGGACTGAAGCAAGCCCAGCTCTATGAGGAACGCGACCTCAAACCCACGACCGATCTGCGCGCCGTGCTCAAGGGCCTGCTCCGCGATCATCTGAGAGTCGACGAGCCTGCGCTCGCAAGCACCGTGTTTCCCGACAGCATCGGCGTCGCGCCGATTGCGGGTCTGTTTGGTTAG
- a CDS encoding aliphatic sulfonate ABC transporter substrate-binding protein: MPRISRRALAAIIAVSTLLPGAAFAADALKEIRIDWATYNPVSMVLKQKGLLEKEFAKDGISVVWVQSAGSNKALEFLNAGSIDFGSTAGSAALVARINGNPIKSVYVYSRPEWTALVAAKDSKIASVADLKGKRVAVTRGTDPHIFLVRALLGAGLTEKDITPVLLQHADGKTALIRGDVDAWAGLDPMMAQAEVEEGAKLFFRKADANTWGILNVREQFLKDYPDAVRRVLAVYEEARKYSLANYDDLKKTFIGVTKLPEAVVDKQLKERTELTHSRLGAPQRESILAAGLALQQAGVVDAKVDVKATLDALIDDQVPLPTN; the protein is encoded by the coding sequence ATGCCCAGGATTTCACGGCGCGCACTGGCTGCAATCATCGCGGTCTCGACCTTGCTGCCCGGCGCGGCTTTTGCCGCCGACGCGCTCAAGGAGATTCGCATCGACTGGGCGACCTACAATCCCGTGTCGATGGTCCTCAAGCAGAAGGGATTGCTGGAGAAGGAATTCGCCAAGGACGGCATCAGCGTGGTCTGGGTGCAGTCGGCCGGTTCCAACAAGGCGCTCGAATTCCTCAACGCCGGCTCGATCGATTTCGGATCGACCGCGGGCTCGGCGGCGCTGGTCGCCAGGATCAACGGCAACCCGATCAAGTCGGTCTACGTCTATTCGCGCCCCGAATGGACCGCGCTGGTGGCAGCCAAGGATTCCAAGATCGCGTCCGTTGCCGATCTCAAGGGCAAGCGCGTTGCAGTGACGCGCGGCACCGATCCGCACATCTTCCTGGTGCGCGCGCTGCTCGGCGCCGGTCTGACGGAAAAGGACATCACCCCGGTGCTGCTGCAGCATGCCGACGGCAAGACCGCGCTGATCCGCGGCGATGTCGATGCCTGGGCCGGTCTCGATCCGATGATGGCGCAGGCCGAAGTCGAGGAGGGCGCAAAGCTGTTCTTCCGCAAGGCCGACGCCAACACCTGGGGCATCCTCAATGTGCGCGAGCAGTTTCTGAAGGATTATCCGGACGCCGTCCGCCGCGTGCTCGCGGTGTACGAGGAAGCGCGCAAATATTCGCTGGCCAATTACGACGACCTGAAGAAGACCTTCATCGGCGTGACGAAGCTGCCGGAAGCGGTCGTCGACAAGCAGCTCAAGGAGCGCACCGAGCTGACCCACAGCCGGCTTGGCGCCCCGCAGCGCGAATCCATCCTCGCCGCGGGCCTCGCTTTGCAGCAGGCCGGCGTCGTCGACGCCAAGGTCGACGTGAAGGCGACGCTGGACGCACTGATCGACGATCAGGTCCCGCTGCCGACGAATTGA